One window from the genome of Malus domestica chromosome 01, GDT2T_hap1 encodes:
- the LOC103444521 gene encoding protein RESPONSE TO LOW SULFUR 3-like, whose product MAVTKQQPAAEEEKLLRQRNEELERELRKSQEREERMKAELQRARERLRVAEEAEERLCSQLGELEAEAVDQARMDHARILALVDKLSQAQRLLQASAVALPPGLASK is encoded by the coding sequence ATGGCGGTAACGAAGCAACAGCCGGCGGCGGAAGAAGAGAAGCTGCTGAGGCAGAGGAACGAGGAATTGGAGAGGGAGTTGAGGAAGAGCCaggagagggaggagaggaTGAAGGCGGAGCTCCAGAGGGCCCGCGAAAGGCTCCGAGTCGCCGAGGAGGCGGAGGAGCGCCTCTGCTCGCAGCTCGGTGAGCTCGAAGCCGAGGCAGTCGATCAGGCGCGTATGGATCATGCCCGGATTCTGGCCCTCGTGGACAAGCTCTCGCAGGCCCAGCGCCTCCTCCAGGCTTCCGCCGTTGCCCTGCCGCCGGGACTCGCTTCCAAATGA